In one window of Tellurirhabdus rosea DNA:
- a CDS encoding DUF4174 domain-containing protein, producing MESTANLRTSLKAILEEKKGERRVLVLYGRENGPHQIIEQQEILHPKDIAEGMAERDLDVIVLVGYTLPEPDRWFLTHSEFKLVPSEDFQGWLLGKDGEIKHTFKQVMQPDELFKLIDSMPMRKDEMKKKS from the coding sequence ATGGAAAGTACCGCAAATCTTAGAACTTCGCTGAAGGCGATTCTGGAAGAAAAAAAGGGAGAACGCCGGGTGCTGGTGCTGTACGGCCGCGAAAACGGTCCGCACCAGATCATCGAGCAGCAGGAAATTCTCCATCCCAAAGACATTGCCGAGGGCATGGCCGAGCGCGACCTCGACGTGATTGTGCTCGTGGGTTATACCCTGCCCGAGCCCGACCGCTGGTTCCTGACCCACAGCGAGTTTAAGCTGGTTCCGTCCGAAGATTTTCAGGGCTGGCTGCTCGGCAAGGACGGCGAAATCAAACATACCTTCAAACAGGTGATGCAGCCCGACGAACTCTTCAAACTCATCGACTCGATGCCCATGCGGAAGGATGAGATGAAAAAGAAGTCGTAA
- a CDS encoding co-chaperone GroES has translation MMEITPDNKLRRLIVVGDRVLIRPKSPSDRTSSGLYLPPTVQEKEQVQSGYVIKVGPGYPIPVPTDDEPWKETEERVKYMPLQAQEGDLALYLQRNAIELEYEGEHYVIVPQASILMLERSEPLY, from the coding sequence CTGATGGAAATAACGCCGGACAACAAACTCAGACGACTGATTGTGGTGGGCGACCGCGTGCTGATTCGCCCCAAGAGTCCCAGCGACCGGACGAGCAGCGGCCTTTATCTGCCCCCGACGGTGCAGGAGAAGGAACAGGTGCAGAGCGGCTACGTCATCAAGGTAGGTCCGGGTTACCCGATTCCGGTTCCGACCGACGACGAGCCGTGGAAAGAAACCGAGGAGCGCGTCAAATACATGCCATTGCAGGCGCAGGAAGGCGATCTGGCGCTGTATCTGCAACGGAACGCCATCGAACTCGAATACGAAGGGGAGCACTACGTCATCGTTCCGCAGGCGTCTATCCTGATGCTGGAACGGTCTGAACCGCTGTACTAG
- the yidD gene encoding membrane protein insertion efficiency factor YidD: MKTLLIAFVRFYQGAISPFFPNACRYTPTCSQYMIEAVGKHGALKGGWMGLKRIGRCHPWGGHGYDPVP; this comes from the coding sequence ATGAAGACCCTGCTGATTGCCTTCGTTCGATTTTATCAGGGTGCCATTTCGCCCTTTTTCCCCAACGCCTGCCGGTACACGCCCACCTGCTCGCAGTACATGATTGAAGCCGTCGGCAAACACGGGGCGCTGAAGGGCGGCTGGATGGGACTCAAACGCATCGGGCGCTGTCATCCGTGGGGCGGACACGGGTACGATCCGGTGCCTTGA